GTATTACCATGATCTCCTGGAGTAATGTGCCAGCTCTTCCCAACATTATGTTATCTGAGTTCATCAAAGTCATTTATTTGTTAATGTCTCATTCTGTGTGCAAATAGTTCCTGTCCTCTTCTCTTCAAGTAGAGAGAGTTTGATTCTGAGTGTCAAGCGCTGCTTGTGCTTTCTGAACGGCAACTTCCAGCATCGAGTGGTCACTGAGCAGCTGTTGGAGAGCAGCTGGGTCCATCTCCAGCAGCATACCTGCACACATAGATGAAAGGGTACAAAACCAAAATATCATTAGTGCTATAAACATTTAGTCTTTATCCATGAAATGATTAACTTCCAAAGATGCACTGTCATGTCACCTGTAATATCATTTGCATGAAGTGGATCCAGCTCCTCCACCAGTGAGAAGATCTTCTCTCCAAGCCTCTCTGTGTCATCAGCATCCGACATGTCACTAATGTCTGTCTCCTCCATGTTCTGTCTGAAGAGAAGCAGCAGGAACATTCATTCAAACAAGTGctttaactgtaatttcttAATAAATATTAGTtcttttgtaatgttttattttttagattaaATTACAAGTAACAATAATAAAGCACATACTCCTTGAGAGTCTTCAGGGCGAAGTTCACCTGCTCTTCCAGCAGTTTTGGATCTGAAAGAAGGTTTAACACGACCTCTTTGTGCTGCTCCAGAAGCATTCCTGTTGAAGAACAGCAAATCCTGCTTTGATGCATTACACACTAGTTGCTCgtaatttttttttggtgtataCATGATAGTGAAACTAAGAGTCCAAGCTAGAGCTTCAAAGGCTTTACTTCGGTATATGCTGATGTTGCTTCATGTCTAGGTGGTATTTTGCTGCATTATATCAGGTGTTTGCTGAGTCACAGGACTGGTTGCTTACCTGTGATTTTCTGCGAGTGGCCTGTGTTGTAAACATCCACCAGGTCAAACAGCTGCTCCCCCAGAGAGTCAGAGGACACAGATGCGTCATCCTCGTCCTTACATGTTACTTTGCTGCAAAGAGGTGCAGTGACATGAGAATGCACAGTCCTtcccaaaaaaaaatacactgaaatttGGTTGTAAATAACTGATGTTGCATTAATGGGCAAAACCACCCCTGTAAAGACATGTCCTCAGACAATTTGATGGTGTAATAGTGTTTGTTACATTAAATATGCCTTTCTGCATCTGAACGCTACCTCAGTCCTCTGCTGGGAACGTTTTAGGCTCAGAGGACTTATgagaacaaacattttaagacCAGTATGTTCATGATGATGGAGAGAAGGAGATCAGGTCTGCTGCTGTACCTGGGATCCTGTGCCAGCTGCAGGGCTCTGAGGGCTTTCTCCACAGCAGCAGTCAGCGTGGCTTCATCCTGCAGCATCTGACTCAGCACAGGACCTGGCAGCTCCAGCAACATACCTaggacacacacaggcttgGAAACTGTGATTTTATGTCAGTTATTATTATGCAAATATGTTTAACAATGTTACAAAACCATCAAAGTGAGTCATAGTAAGTCATCTCACCTGTGAGTTTTCCAGCATTCTCTTTGTGTTTGGGGTAAATCAGAATGTACAGTTTCTCACCAAGTGTCTCCAGATCTTCTTCTTCGTCCATATTTGACTTTTCACATTAAATCACTGCTTGCAGGTGCCATGTTACACCGCGCTGTAACGTTACAATGAGCCGTTTTACAGAAGATTTTACCTCTGACAACTTTTTAGTCCTCAGCTTCTTCCAATCACATCAACATTCAGACATCCACAAAATACTTCATAAAATCTGCGTCATATAATGTTAATTTTTACTAAAAGATTCGTCTTATTTATTCTGTGCTTTCCCCCCGACACAGACTCATATTATAATCCAAACTATACCTTCCGTGCTTAATATTAAAGCAGCTGACATCTGGAAATTGAATTTATGACGGCTGTCTGTAAACACGAGGCGCACATTAATGACGTTGACTTTTACAGAGTGCGCTGAGGACGTGTCCCTCCGCTGAGCTTGTGGAAAACTAGTTCTCAATAATATGCCGTTCAAAAATATGGCATAGCGTCAAAATACTAACGACACCACGACTTTAACAATAATTGTGATTTTATGTAAATTTTAAacgttttaaagtgtgtgttttatgctAAATATTGTATGAGCAAGTAGCCGTATGTGCGCAATGATCTGTGACAGAGGTTCCGTAAAGCGGTTTCCGGTCTCTCCGGTCCTCTTCCTCCGCTAAAAGGTAACGTGGTCGCCTCGGCAGCTATAAGCCGCTAACTAAAGTGTATTTATTATGTCTCCCTATTAGTATTAAGCGTCAGAAAGTCAGatattattgttgtgtttattgttaaaGACCCACTGTGACGGTAAATGTCCAAGTATAGTGTAAAAATGGAAAGATACATTTGTGAGCACGTCGTCCGGGTTAGGCCTCATCGTGCTCCTTCAGTCCATTGAGCTGAGCTATGGAGCTAACTTTAGCAAACTGTTTCAGTCTAACAGCAGCGCAGTGTTTTCTTGGGATAAGAcgtaaaatatatgtttttcgTGTTACATTATTTTGACATTGGCCATTAAACCAAATAGATAATCTAAAGTTGTGAAAGCAAGTGGTCACGTTGAGCTAAAGTTAGTTGCTAAGAAAATAGTAGCCGACAGAAATGACGCCTGTCAGTTGCAAGCAGTGTCTGTATGTATTGCCGCTTTTAATGTTGCTTTGACTTGGATTTGTGAATTTATTCAGTAACACTTTGTCTCGTTTTGTCCAGGTGCATCATGTCGTCCCATTTGCAGTGGATGGTCATCAGGAACTGCTCCAGCTTCCTCATCAAGAGGAACGGACAGACCTACAGCACTGTGAGTACACTGCCTGCCTCTCTGCTCAGACCACCTGACTGACAGACCTGACTTCACGTTACATGAGTGCTACAAGGGTTTTGAGTGTGTGATGTGATCACAATTAGGTGTTCTCAAAAATCATGTGGCGTAGGAGGTAGAGGAAGTCATCCTTTTATCACAAAGTTGGCTGTTTGATTCCTGACTCCTGTCCGAATGTTGAAGTAttcttgagcaagatactgaaccccaagttGCTCCTGATGGGCAGACAAACGCCTTGCAAAGGAGCTCCACCATCATTGGtctatgaatgtgtgtatgaatgagtgagtgagaggCAAACTGTAAAGCACTTAATCTGGCAAGGCAGAAAGGTGCCATTTAATTAAAACATTCAGAAAGCAATTTTTGAGCTTGCTGTTGGCCAACACTGCAATATACATAGGTAGTTAGTAGCTCAGCCAGAAAACTGTTTGAGGAAGATTTTGAaaatttcttttaaatttaattgatgTCCAAAGCACTCACATTGCATTGTCTCCCACATTGCACTTTGTTTTCTTGCACACTTAACAGCAAAGCTAACATATTACTGTAATACTGTCGGTACACTGTAAGTGCACAGGGTGGATTCTGTTGCTGACAGAATATGATGGGACTGGTCTTGGTggtgaaataaatatttaattttcagtttttgaaTTTACTGTCAACTGTGACAACACATGCTGTCCAGTGGTTTATctacattaaatacatttatgtgACAGGAGCCCAACAACCTGAAGTCCAGGAACTCTTTCCGCTTCAATGGTTTGGTGCACAAGAAGACTGTAGGTGTGCAGCCAGCTGCCGATGGCAAGGGAGTCGTCGTCGTGCTGAAGAAGCGTGCAGGTAAACATGTGACATGGTTTTCATCTTCAGCTACTTCCTGTCTGTAAAACAAGTGATTAACTGCATGGAATACAGGTCTTTTGAtaattaaatgcaaaaaaaagctGTACATATACATTGTACAACCTGCCAACTGTTCTTAATGAATGTcagcaaaacacttttttttaaacatgaaaaattGACGTATTTGTTGAAAGGATTTTTCATTCATGGGTGGGATTTTAAGGGAAAGCAGCTACTGTTTTTGTGATCTACTGATGCTTCCTTGAATCAAGTGTGCTTACCTCCAGTTAATACAAATTTATTGTAGTATAATTGCTCACGCTGTGACTTGCTGAGATTAAAAATGGCTAATAAGCAGTTTTAGGAAGTTGTAGTTATTTGCAGGGATTAAAATAAGTGTCCAGTATATCTTTCTCGGTAGTCAGAGTGGATTCCTGGAATAGGCTAACATGCACTGAGCTATCAGGGCAAGAAATATGAGCATTGCACTTTCAGGAAGATGTAGCAAGTTGACATAGCCTCAGACTTTTTGTGGTCGCAGGTTGTGTTTTTGGCTCGTAATTGCTAATGTGGTAATGTTGGAATGTTTCCGTGTTAAACAGGTCAGCACAAACCTGCCAGCTCATACGAGAAGATCACCATCAACAAGAACTCTCGCGCCACCCTCAACAGCCTGAGGCACATCATCAGCAAGAACAAGTACAGGAAGGACCTGCGCATGGTGAGCTTAATCTGTGATTTTAGATAGCtaaattttaaatgttgttaCCGCAGTTTTATGTTAGGACCCTTTATATTTGTAGTTTGCATTTCAAAGCTTTCAGGAACATAATGTACGTCTGATTTGTTTTCCCAGGCTGCCCTGCGTCGTGCCAGTGCCATTCTGAAGAGCCAGAAGCCTGTTGTGGTCAAGAAGAAGCGCACCAGGGCTGCCAAGACAGCATAAACTGATacacatgataaataaataaaagcttcttgtttgggaaaaaaacaccacattGTCCTGAGTCTTGACTTGCACCTGGAGCCTGATTATATCTGCAGTTTCTAATATGCAGGATAGTGTGAATATAAATGAATCCCAACTTAAACGCCACTGTCATACCATCATTTTTGTTGGTAGACTGTAAATGAGCAAAACCTCCTGGAAAGATGAGCCACAATCTGATCAATGAAGGGTTAAGTCAGGGTTTAGAAGCATGGATAAGTCCTTCCAGCTTGATCGTTTTCTCACCCATGGCAATGTGGATATATTGTACAAAAGACAGCATTTGAACGTGCAGGAAATGTCTTGTAAGCTGAGCAACCTGATGTTTCTGTGGGTTGCTAAATGTTAGTAATAACTTTGTTGACTTGTTCATGAGTCATGGTATTTCCTGTGCACTAAACATCCTAAAACCTGACGTAGGTAGTTTAGCTGTTGTGGCTAGAAATGGCCAGTAAGTGGGCACTTAGCTTGTTGCACCCTCTGCCAAAATATCTGTTTACCAGACCAACCTCTGGAGGCTGGTAAAGTTTAGTTGACAGCCACATGACTAGGTAATAAAGCTACAGCAAAGAAATTGTACCATCCCCTTGACCTCACTGCTCTGTTGCTCAGTGATGATGTGCATGCTGTATATGTGGTATAAATGAGCTGCAGCTAATCAAACACCAGGAGGCTGTCTGTATTGATTATTGATGCACCCAACTGGCATGTTGCTTCCCTTTTCACCCAAATTTTTGGACTCTATTTTATATCAATTCCTGAGGATCtgagtgcatatttatttttaacactgCACAAGTTAAACATAATTTTCATTTGTAGATTATACTGGAGCAAACAGGGACTCCTCTGCTGCTTTAGTCATAGTGATCACTGATGTGGAAACATTGGATAGATTTTGAAGTAGCCCCACTGGCAGCTTTCCACTCATGGCTTTTGAAAGACAGAACAAACTGCTGTCGCCTCCCCGTGAGTTTAAGCTGGTAAAGTATACTGCACCAATCATCTCTGAATTGAAGCACATCTCTTTGACACGGGATTGGGACGTGCCTACGGGAGGGATGGCTCTGTGAAGATGTGGTA
The sequence above is drawn from the Epinephelus fuscoguttatus linkage group LG18, E.fuscoguttatus.final_Chr_v1 genome and encodes:
- the LOC125906184 gene encoding uncharacterized protein LOC125906184, translated to MDEEEDLETLGEKLYILIYPKHKENAGKLTGMLLELPGPVLSQMLQDEATLTAAVEKALRALQLAQDPSKVTCKDEDDASVSSDSLGEQLFDLVDVYNTGHSQKITGMLLEQHKEVVLNLLSDPKLLEEQVNFALKTLKEQNMEETDISDMSDADDTERLGEKIFSLVEELDPLHANDITGMLLEMDPAALQQLLSDHSMLEVAVQKAQAALDTQNQTLST
- the rpl28 gene encoding 60S ribosomal protein L28 gives rise to the protein MSSHLQWMVIRNCSSFLIKRNGQTYSTEPNNLKSRNSFRFNGLVHKKTVGVQPAADGKGVVVVLKKRAGQHKPASSYEKITINKNSRATLNSLRHIISKNKYRKDLRMAALRRASAILKSQKPVVVKKKRTRAAKTA